The genomic interval ATGTTATTTTTTAAAGTAAACAATGTAAATTGTAAGTGAAATGTGGATCGTGGATTGAGAAAATCAAGAACATCATTATTGATGTAGTTCATTATAATGAATTAACGTTAAATGAAATTGCGATACTACTCAATTTTAATAATGTTACGGATTTAATACCAAACGAATTCATAATTGAGTCTACGAGTTACTGGTATAATACCGATAGACTATGCCGATTTATCGGAATAGGATGAAAATAGTATAATGGAATTTGGGCTATATTTCATATACAATTGGTATATGCAACCAGTTAAAAACACACATAGGACCTACACCTACAAATTTTAAAATTTTAAAAAATCAGAAGCGCAATCAAATTGATGGTTTGTAATAATGATGCAAATCGTATCCATAATTGTGTAATGCCCTAGAAAGAAATAAGTCGGAAATTTGTTTCAGTACTTTAAATAAAAAGATGATGATACATAGCTATAAAATAACAGGAATGTCTTGCAATGGTTGCAGAACCAAAGTAGAGAAAACGCTCAATGAAATAAACGGAATTGAAGCAACAGTTACTCTTGATCCTCCACAAGCGATTATCACGATGGAAAAGCATATTACGACAGAAAAAATGCAGGAAGCTTTATCAGCTGTGGGTAAATATTCCATTGAAATGGAAAAAGAGCCACATAAGGGAGTAAACGTTGAGGAACCAGTAAAAGCAAAATCATGTTGTAGTTCAGGAGCAGCACACGATCATAAAATGTCAGACTCACATACTGTTGCAGCCGGCAAATATTATTGCCCTATGTTTTGTGAAGGCGATAAAGTCTATGACAAAGCGGGCGATTGTCCAGTTTGTGGAATGGACTTAGTGCAACAACCTGTCTTAAATACAAAGCAACAGTATACTTGTCCCATGCATCCCGAAATCATTCAAGATGCTCCTGGTTCTTGCTCAATTTGCGGAATGGATTTGGTACCTATGGAACCGTCAGACTCAGAGGAAAATAAAACCTACTTGGAATTGGTTCGAAAAATGAAAATTGCAGTGGCTTTTACATTGCCAATTTTTATCATCGCCATGGTCGATATGATCCCGAATAATCCTTTGTTAAAACTTTTTAATCATACTACTTGGAACTGGATACAGTTTGGACTTTCCATTCCTGTGGTTTTTTATGCCACTTGGATGTTTTTTAAACGTGCTTGGAAATCGGTATTAACATGGAATCTCAATATGTTTACCCTTATCGGTATTGGTGCTGGGGTAGCTTTCCTGTTTAGTATATTTGGATTGTTTTTTCCAGATGTTTTTCCGGCTGAGTTTAAAACTGAAATGGGTACAGTCCATTTGTATTTTGAAGCAACAACCGTTATCCTAACATTAGTATTATTAGGGCAGTTGTTAGAAGCCAAAGCACATAGCAAAACCAGTGGCGCCATCAAAGAATTATTGAAATTAGCACCTACAGAAGCCACTTTGGTAATTGATGGAAAAGACAAAGTAATTTCGATTCACGATATAAAAAAAGGCGATTTACTCCGAGTAAAACCAGGCGATAAAATTCCGGTAGATGGTAAAATTACACAAGGGGAAAGCACCATTGATGAATCTATGATTTCGGGTGAACCCATTCCTGTTGACAAAAAAGTAGCAGATGCAGTTGTGGCTGGAACCATCAACGGAACGCAATCTTTTGTGATGGTGGCAGAAAAAATTGGTTCAGAAACTTTGCTTTCGCAAATTGTACAAATGGTGAGTGATGCCAGTCGTTCCCGTGCACCAATTCAAAAATTAGCAGATAGAATCGCTAAGTATTTTGTACCTATAGTAGTTGCGGTTGCTGTAATTACATTTTTTGTTTGGGCAAAATTTGGCCCAGAACCCAATGCCTTAATCTACGGATTTATCAATGCTGTGGCAGTATTGATTATTGCTTGTCCATGTGCCTTGGGATTGGCAACACCTATGTCAGTGATGGTAGGAGTGGGGAAAGGAGCACAATCAGGAGTTTTGATAAAAAATGCCGAAGCCTTAGAAAATATGGATAAGGTTGATGTATTAATTACCGATAAAACAGGAACGCTTACTGAAGGAAAACCTTCGGTAGAAAAGGTTTTATCGACTCAAAATAACGAGGATGATTTGTTGCAAATGATAGCTTCAGTTAATCAATATAGTGAACATCCTTTGGCACAAGCCGTAGTCAATTTTGCGGAAGCGAAAAAAGTAGTTTTATTAGAATCGAATGATTTTGAATCCATCACAGGAAAAGGAGTTGTTGGAACAGTAAACGGCAAAAAAGTAGCACTGGGGAATAA from Flavobacterium ovatum carries:
- a CDS encoding heavy metal translocating P-type ATPase; translation: MIHSYKITGMSCNGCRTKVEKTLNEINGIEATVTLDPPQAIITMEKHITTEKMQEALSAVGKYSIEMEKEPHKGVNVEEPVKAKSCCSSGAAHDHKMSDSHTVAAGKYYCPMFCEGDKVYDKAGDCPVCGMDLVQQPVLNTKQQYTCPMHPEIIQDAPGSCSICGMDLVPMEPSDSEENKTYLELVRKMKIAVAFTLPIFIIAMVDMIPNNPLLKLFNHTTWNWIQFGLSIPVVFYATWMFFKRAWKSVLTWNLNMFTLIGIGAGVAFLFSIFGLFFPDVFPAEFKTEMGTVHLYFEATTVILTLVLLGQLLEAKAHSKTSGAIKELLKLAPTEATLVIDGKDKVISIHDIKKGDLLRVKPGDKIPVDGKITQGESTIDESMISGEPIPVDKKVADAVVAGTINGTQSFVMVAEKIGSETLLSQIVQMVSDASRSRAPIQKLADRIAKYFVPIVVAVAVITFFVWAKFGPEPNALIYGFINAVAVLIIACPCALGLATPMSVMVGVGKGAQSGVLIKNAEALENMDKVDVLITDKTGTLTEGKPSVEKVLSTQNNEDDLLQMIASVNQYSEHPLAQAVVNFAEAKKVVLLESNDFESITGKGVVGTVNGKKVALGNKKLMEQFASIISDDLESKIIAEQKLGKTVSYISVDGVGVGFVSISDAIKATSKEAIVELMRQGVEVIMLTGDNENTAKAVADELHLTSFVASCLPEDKLKVIKKLQAEGKIVAMAGDGINDAPALAQADIGIAMGTGTDVAIESAKITLVKGDLQGIVKSKKLSHAVMKNINQNLFFAFFYNVLGIPIAAGVLYPFFGILLSPMIAALAMSFSSVSVIANALRLKNLKL